DNA from Vulpes vulpes isolate BD-2025 chromosome 9, VulVul3, whole genome shotgun sequence:
tttcatagaGCAGCGCCTAGAAGATTACAACTCTAACTTGTTTCCTATGCTCTGAGCCTATAACTAATCACTTTCAGTATATTCCAGACATACCACATTAAAGTAGAGTGTGCCTAAGGATAAACTAGGTTAGAgactttaaaaaggttttatttcttagtCACTAAAATCATATGCTCTTTGGTACGTGCATGTTGGTATTCTATATACAAGGATACATGATTTATATGTGCTTGAGTGTGTCAGGCATTGGACAACTTAGTTCTTAAATGAGCAAACCCACCAAAGAATCCATTTCAGAAATGCCGCTTCGATTCATGATAGTCTTAAACTCTGCACGTTTTCCTAATATTCCGTGGACCCCTGGACTCCTCAGCTGACTAATTTGTTTGGGCCCTCTCATGTTCTTTGGTGTTCCTTCTTCCAGGATTAATCAAAGAGAACAGAAACATCTCTCTCTATAAAGGCCCAACCCCAAGGCAAGACAGAGCCTCATCTCATTTCTATCAGGTGCCTGGTGATTGAGGTCTGAGCCATGCAGCCCAGCACTTACTTTCATGGCTGCTCTAATCTCTCTGCTTCCCAGTGGCCAGAGGAGTCTTCTGAACTGGGGAACCTGGAGTATCACCTGCCCTCAGGAACTGTGTGGACACACCCTTGCCCCCACCCCTTTGGCATCCAGTTCCAGCCCTGTGAAGGAGAACCTGAGGTCTTAAGGGCCACACATCATTCACTTGGAGCCAGCATTCTTGGGGATAGAGGAAGGAAAGCCCTTCTAGTTTTTAGAGCTTCCCTGCTGCCAcgcccccccctccacccccactgaGCTTTAGGCCTAGGGGTTCAAGAGCAGAGCAGAATGTGTTCATGCCCGAGAAGCAGCGTCCCACACCAGCTACAGCATTCGGTGACTTCTCCATGAGAATGTGCCAGCCATAAACaaagccctcctcctcccttccagagCACACAGCCGTGCTCCCATAAGTTCCTGAGCAGTTCTCCAAGCCCAGGTAAGGCCTACAGCTGGAACATGTTGGTGGCCTCCACGTTGTGAGAGGCAGAATAGGTCTTAGAAGCATCCTCAGAAGACTTCCATTGACCCAAGACCCCCAGGTAAGGGAGGCAGCCAATATCCTTCATAAGTTTCCAGAAATTCCTCCGAAACTTCAAGCCAACGAAGGCATAGAGCACAGGATTGAGGCAGGCCCGCAGGTAGGCGATGGCCTCTGTGATTATGACGGCATAGTGGAAGCTGGTCATGGTGTCGTGCTCCCATCTTGTGCTACGGATGAGCTTCACAAGGTTGAAGGGTGTCTGTGTCAGCAGGAACACAGCCACCACCAGGAAGATGATCTTTAGAGACTTGTGCTTCTGGAAGCCTCGGGCATGTAGCAGGGTCTTGATTATGACTGAGTAGCATACAATCATGGCGAGCAGTGGCAGAAAGAACCCCAGTGTCATCTGGGTGGCAAGAACTACAGTGGATATGTCCTCATCGTGATAACCACAGATGAGCTTGTCGAGATAACAGACTTTGCCATAGATGATCTGCGGCAGGGAAACCAGCAGGGAGATCACCCAGATGAGCAAGCAGATGGCCTTGCCCCAGGCCATGCGCTTGGCCTGCTGGTTGTAGGCCTTGGTGGCCTGAACCACGGCAATGAAGCGGTCCATGGTGATGCAGGTGAGAATGAGCATGGACGTGTAGAAGTTCAAAGTGTAGATGCCCAGTAGGGTTTTACACATGACCTTGCCAAAGACCCATTCGTGAATGCTGGCATAGGCCCAAAAGGGCAAAGTGCAGACAAACACCAGGTCAGCTAAGGGCAGGTTCATCAGGAACACATCTGTCAGGCTCTTCAGCTTCTGGTAGAAGAGGTATACGACAAGCACCAGGGAGTTCCCCAGCAGGCCACAGATGAACACCACCACGTACACGCAAGGCAGAAAGAACTTGTGGAACTCCAGGAAGTGTTTGTGCCCCTGGCTGCTGTCACTGGACATGTTGAAGAACTCAGAATCGATGTAGTCATCGTCAGCCATGGCATGTGTTCTTGTGAACACCTGGGAGACAAACACAGGGATTATGGTCAGGGCTGAGGGTGATGCCTTCTGCCCTCCTGCaaacctgctgccccccccccctttaggGGGCAAACAGGCATCTCCTGAACGTACCTATGTTGTGCCCAACAACAACGTGGTCCAGTAGCCTGGAGACAGACAGTGCTGTCTGGGGTAACTGCTCAGGCAGGATGAAGAACCCATAATTAGCCCCCAGAATCCTAAGGATCTCACCCACCTGGGAGATAACACATAACTGACCCTGCACATGATCTAGAAAACCAACTGGTCTTGAAAGCAAAGGTGACCAAGTACTAGAGTGGGGGCGGGCAGTGCCCTTCTGGAAGTGCAGAACTGCTCCATGGTGGGCAGGCCTGCCTTCCCTACCCATCCTGTGCCTCATTTACTGTGAAATTCGACCCCTGAACTGCTCTTTGTGGAAGCTAAGGCATTATCCCCTTCCAGGGGGCTCCACTGAGGAGACTTATGGAGACCAGAAGGGGCTTGGGGGATGACCAGGACTTTTTCACCTGGGGAGACAGTCCCACCTCTCTTTTCTTGCCCTCCACTGCCTAGATTTAGATGCGAGAGAAGCCAGGCACAGGAAGTGCGTGGCTGCCCAGCACTGTGACTGAGCCAGTGGTGGCCAGGGCGTCAGGCAGCTCTGctcacagcccagcccagctTGCTCTCCATCACCTGGCATGCCACGTTCCACCACCAGGGTCTGGTTTCCTGAAGACTTCCTCATCTTCAGGAATCTTTTAAGATCCCCGGAAGAGACCATTACTTTAGCTTTTGTGACTAGCAGCTTAGGTCCAAAGGGTCTCCCTTAACAAATGAAAGATCTGGTTGAAATGGGATGCCAGATGGGTGGGCCACTTGCAGGGGGGCCAGGGCCAGCCTTGCAGAGAGGCTTGTAGCAAAAACCAAACAGCTGCCTTTCTTGCCTGGGGCTCCCAGCCTTTCAAGACCATCACTTCCCTCTGGCATGGGAGCAGGGTTGGCTGTGGCAGCATGGGCCTTGCACCAAGCCAGTGACGTGCAGATACCATGAACCCAGAGGCTCATTTCCGGTGACCCAGTGCCATATCCCACTGGCACCTCAAGGTTTCTCAAGAAAAACAGGCATTTGGTTTAGCAAAGTCAGAATACCAACTGGCCAGATAAGAGTGTATATAAGGAGACATCATGTCTCCTTTTTAATCTAATGGAAGACTTGTCCTGACTGGAGATGGTATCAGCCCTGACGCTACCACCTTGGCCCTCCTGGGGACAGAGCGCCCTTTCTCTCCAAGGAAGGACCTTGCCTTTGGGATTAGATTACTCAGCGAAAGGTCCCTACTCAGACCGCAGAATGTAAGATGTGTAAAGGTGATAGGCTAGCTGTAGTCCTCATGCCCCACCAGCTCTGTGGGCTGCTAGGTTAGGTAGGTCAGATGATGATGTTTATGTTCCTGCTTCACGCAGGGACAAAAACATTTGTTTCACCACTTAGAATATGAAACAGGTGGCTTCACTTTTCTTGAAAGTCATATCAAATCTCCATTATTGCCTGACTTACTCTTGCCACAATTAGCATTGGCTGTTACTATCACAATGAATAGATGACCAAAAGAATGTGAAGTTGATCATGATTCTTAACTTTCTTTGATCATAAACCCTTTGAGAGTCTCATAAAAGCTGCACAAATTTTCCTCGGAGTTAACATGTACCCGCCTGTAGTTCTGAGAGAGCTTGTGAGCCCTTTGAGTCCCTCCGCCACATAGTCTGTGGAACCTTGAATCCATGATGATGgtgtgcatgggtggctcagttagttaagcatcagactcttggtttaggctcaggtcatgatctcagggtcgtgagggtgtggagcctgtttgggattctctctctccttctctctctgcccctccccaccaaaagaaaaaaaaaagaatccataatgagctgtgtgattttgattatatatattttatagtatatattttaaatacatatatttctaaaatatatttataatttgtgtatatacacacgtgtgtgtgtgtgtgtgtatgtgtgtgtgtgtatcttaaagtaggctccatacccaacatggggcttgaacccatgatcaagagtcgaatgctatACTGGCTGAGCTagtcaggcaccccaattttgactgtattttttaaaacattgaaaaaatgcACAGTTTAGCAGCAGTTTGCCTTTAGCTGTGAAATTCATAATGActtatttcccttctccctttacatttttttgtctGAAGTTTTTGCTGTGGCATATGGGCTTAACattgagaaaagaaagtaaacagCTATCTGAGAACCTTTtataatgcaaaagaaacaaaaaccaagaatcagattaTTCACTGAGCAGATAAGGCCAGTGGCTAGACTCTCCCCATCTCCTTGGAAGGCACTACCAGCACCATTAGCTTACAAGCACTTGCAGTGCTAGAACCTCGTTGAGTCGCTTTCACAATTCTCTAATTGTGGTGCGGTCATGGAATTCGAACCGAGAGCATCGGCCAAGCTCTAAAGCATGGGCATTTACCCCGTACTCCACTGCAGGCAGGGACCAGAGCACCCCAGCAACCTGAGGTTAGTACCTGCCTTTTAACTCTAAAAATCAGAAGACTCACCAGCAGAGAGGCTCTGTCACTTTGTCCCAGAAATGAGCTTGTTTGAAGCAGTaaggtctgcctctctctctctctgttatgtGGTCTGTGTTTCCGTTGACTATCTTCTGAGAGCCCTTGGTTGGTGATCGTAATAtacccagccctccccacccctaccttGTACATCAGAATCCACATGACCAGCCTGTACCCATGTAACTTGGGGGCCAGAGATAGGAAGCGGTGGCTCTGATGTTCTGCACTCCCTGCTACCTGGCTGTGGACGTAGTCATCTGTCAGGACCTACGAGGGTTTTTATTTGTAAACTGAAGAGGAGCAACAAGTTGGTCTGGTTCAGGCAGCCCACTGAGGACGGTGGCATTTGTACCCTAACATTATTTCATTCACTAGTCTTGTCTCTTTGGAGCCATTTGGGTCTGGACTGGCGCAAAGTTCATGCTGTGGCCTGAGTTCTGGGTATGCACGCGGCCCTAACATGATAGCCACTGCAGCCCCATAAAGTAGgtaatatccccattttatagacagcAACACTGAGGACCCTGGCCAAAATAACAGCCCCATGGGCACACAGCTAAAAACTGGCACATCCAGGAAACAAACCCAGGTCTCTGTCGTTGCCAGAGCACCAGAGGGCTTCTAGGAGATGGGTCAGCCTGACCCATCTCCTAGAAGCCAGACAGCTTGACGCAGCTTTGCCACCTAAACCCATGTGACTCAGAGTCCTCTGGTTCCCTGACCCAGAAACACTGATGCTTTTGGGGAAGAACACCTGGAAGACTGGAGTCAGAGGAATGCCTGCTGGGGTCTATTCCTCAGCACCTCCCCCAAGCAGAAAAGGCTGCTAAGTAGAGGTGCAGACTCCACTTCTTTCCCAGAAGCAGCTGCCCTTGTGCTGAGTCACTGGGCCTCTTTCCCCTGACTCTGCACCCCATTCAGCCACTTCCTGTCATGGCTGGTGCAAGTCTGCTGGGCATACTGGCTCCTACGGCTCTTCCTAAGGGCAAGGTGTCAGGCACTGGGTGGGCAGCACCCAGCTGTCCAGCCCTCATCCTTTATAGATGAGTAAGCAGAGGGGTCAAGAGATGAGCACACTTGCCGAAGAACATTCATGCCCCTGGAGTCCCCCAGCAGCTGTCTGGCCGCAGAGCCAGTGTTCCCTGTACTGCGTGCTGAGTATGGACCTATCCCAGGGGCTCTAGTAGAAACTTTAAAGGCTGCTAGTGGATCTTCAAGGCTTTTTTGAACGAACTAGTTCAAATCCTTCCACCACACTGATACAAACGAATGAGATGTTCCCTGAGGGCAAGAGCCATGGGGCAGGAGCCGTGAGGCTAGGTAGAGTGTGCGCCTCTGGACATAAGGCAGGTAGACACGGGGGCTAACGGATGATGAACAAGTGGATGGGCCAATCCAAATACTGAGGGAGGTAAGCCAAAGCACCCATCCTCTGAAAGAGACTTTTTAAGGCAAGACATCCCTTCGGGGTGAGCCAGCCTTTCATTTGGGAATCTTTTGGGCTTTGAGAGATGAGCTTTTCCCGGGGACAAGCCACCTGTGTCATTTGGGACCCGTTCACAGAACAGAGTTAGAACATCCTGAGCCTTATCAAACGCTCATGCGGCCATGCCCTCTGGTCTGGGAAGTACAAGCACTCATCCTCCATGGGAAGAAACAGGCCTCGCCCTGGCCCCTCCACAACTGTGTGCAGCCTTGCAGGGAGGGCGGGGACACGCATCTGAGAAAGCACGGCTGCGTGGTCATCATGGTCATCGCCACTCTCCAGCAGGAAGCTCTCCAGTCAGACTTGCAGCTCAATTGGAGGAGGGAGCCACCGcccattctggaggccagaatcTTATATCAGTCACTTTACAAAATGccagcttgtctttttttttttttttttaatctgcccaTTTGTAGCACTCAGCATTTTCAAGGGCATTACGACATTACTTTTCTttgaaacaaaactcaaaacttaACGACAACCACCCAATCATATGTTTTAGATTGCCTCTGGGATACTTAACACATTTTCTAAATAGAACTAGGGGAAGACTAGACAGGAAGCAGCGGCCCTGCCCACTACAGGTTTATCTTGCAAGCCAGAGTGCATCAACCTGCTTGCTTTTCCAGAACACCCAACGTTCCAGAACCAGAGCCCTAGATGGACCTTcagccccaggacccaggaatgaGGCAGTCCCTGCCGCTGGCAGAAGCCTAACTGCAAAGCACTGGTGGATGATGGGGGGCCGTGGAGGTTGAGTTAGGACCCGAAAGCCTCCGAGAAACAGCCCGACCAGCAGGCGGCTCCGACTAGAGCTGGAGAGGCCTGCGCAGTGCCGCCTGGCTGTCGGCTCTGAGGTTGGGCATGCAGGTTTGGGTGTTGTGGTCGGACCATGGTTACtaagaaatcaaatcaaaatacCAGAGGTGCTCTTCATCTCTCGGTTTTTAGGCAAAAAAGGAAGCCAGTGACTGAAAGAACTACCAGGAATTAACTTTTAATAGTAAAATGGGAAAATGCCCCCCAGATGCCACGGGGAGTGTGGTCCGTGGCATGGCTCAGCGCTGCGTTCCAAGCCCGAGCGGCTCACTAGCACCATCTACGGGACGGACCTGTCCCACGTCTACCTGTCCCACACAGTGGCTGTTGAGCACCTGAGGTGTGTGGCCGGTGCAACCAAGGAGCCAAattgttggctttttaaaaattgtggtgaaGTTAGAATTCAGGTGACCCCATGAGGCTGGTGGCGGCTGTACTGAGCAGTGACTTGTAAACAGAGCCATCCTCTGACCACGGGTAGAAGCTGGCCTGGGGACTCTGGACCCTGGGTAATTGGGCAAAGCAGCGCTTCTCACCGTGCTCTTAGTGAGGCCGAGAAACAGCCTGAGGAAGGCGGTCTGTCAGCAAGACATTTGGACCTGAGGGGCTTTTTAGGCATCCTTTCTTCTTCAGCCAAACCCAAAAGCCAGAGGATCTGTCCCCCCGGCATTCTGCAGGACTGAAGTTGTACGGTAATTCCGTGAAAAAGCAGCTGAGGCATTTTGATTTGAGAGAGGAAGCTATTAAAGAGACCAGGCCAGAGGGGACACCCCACCCCATGACCCCTCATCCAGGCAGGCACGGGCCCCTGGACTGAATGGCTGGGGACTTCCCCACCGTCTGCCTTGTCCCCTGACCACCACTTTATTCTCACTTGGTTCTAAAGTGGACCCTTGGTCATGTGCTCTGTTGGGGGCACGTGGGAAGAAAGCCAGCTCAGCCAGAGCACGTAATCTGGACACTGATTGAGTGTAGACAGCGTGCAGGGCGGGATCCCCGGGGATGCCAAGGTGACCAGCCCCAGAGGGACGGGAAGGAGTTGGCCAAACAGACGTGTGCCTTGAGACAAGTTCAGCTCTCCTGACCACAGACAGGCTCAGGGACGGAAACTCAGCAGGAAAGGGTGACATGCCATCAGCGGTCACCATCGCCAGCAGGAGGCTCCATGGCCCgagcaaggggaggaggaagagcccGCCTTGTGTAGTGCATTCGTCTCCACTGCTCAGAAAAAATGCCCCAATGGCAACAAAAGGAAACGGTTctggcaggagagagggtgccCCCTCGTGGCCGTGATTTTGTTCCGTGTCATCCTCAAGCTTGTTTCTCATCCTTTGACGGCTGGAAGCAGTTGCTCTTACGCTGCATCCCACGGTAAGGTACCCGTTTTACCCAACTACACAGGGTGTGCACGTCCATGTAGCACGAAGGCAGAGCAAGAGCCCCGCGAAGCGGTACTGCCCTGACCACATGCATTATGCCCCTGCTTCGGcattttccattcgatttcttCTAATGTGAGTCACAACTTATGAAGCTGAGTCACGAACCTCACAATGGGCCACAACCCACAGTTTGAAAAGCCATCAAGAAGAAACCTCTGTGCCCTTCATCCTTAGGCTAGGGCAGCATCACCGACCCCTGCCCACcctgcttcccaccccaccctccttcctgtgCAGGGCCTCAGCCTAGACCTGCAAGGGTTGGGGACCTATCCTCGGAAGCACGTACTAGAAGGTCATCAGGGCTTGTCTGTCATCGTCGTCGTGGCCAGAGAGGGGGAGCTGTAGGAGGACAGGGAGTGATGGGTTAGGACATCGCTGGAAAAGCAAGAGGCTTCAGAGTTTGTTTTG
Protein-coding regions in this window:
- the CXCR6 gene encoding C-X-C chemokine receptor type 6; the encoded protein is MADDDYIDSEFFNMSSDSSQGHKHFLEFHKFFLPCVYVVVFICGLLGNSLVLVVYLFYQKLKSLTDVFLMNLPLADLVFVCTLPFWAYASIHEWVFGKVMCKTLLGIYTLNFYTSMLILTCITMDRFIAVVQATKAYNQQAKRMAWGKAICLLIWVISLLVSLPQIIYGKVCYLDKLICGYHDEDISTVVLATQMTLGFFLPLLAMIVCYSVIIKTLLHARGFQKHKSLKIIFLVVAVFLLTQTPFNLVKLIRSTRWEHDTMTSFHYAVIITEAIAYLRACLNPVLYAFVGLKFRRNFWKLMKDIGCLPYLGVLGQWKSSEDASKTYSASHNVEATNMFQL